The Lycium barbarum isolate Lr01 chromosome 10, ASM1917538v2, whole genome shotgun sequence genome includes a region encoding these proteins:
- the LOC132612902 gene encoding glycine-rich RNA-binding protein GRP1A-like, with protein sequence MLVLEEAGLKKTTQNTLSAMVARDSDNSHDSVDQSSQRHISGGKRPQSRGNSGKNRYSGGGKGRGNSGSGSGGGGKGGGSNNRNGGQQQPPLISGPLGSSGCRGPGCSGLYPHVHILLDNGPGLT encoded by the coding sequence ATGCTTGTTCTTGAAGAGGCTGGTCTCAAGAAGACGACTCAAAACACATTGTCTGCTATGGTTGCTCGTGATTCGGACAATTCTCATGACTCTGTTGATCAGTCCTCACAACGCCATATTTCAGGTGGTAAACGGCCTCAAAGTCGTGGAAATTCTGGTAAGAATAGATATTCCGGTGGGGGCAAAGGGAGAGGCAACTCCGGCAGTGGCTCAGGTGGTGGGGGCAAGGGCGGTGGCAGCAACAACCGCAATGGTGGCCAGCAGCAGCCCCCCCTAATCAGCGGACCTCTGGGCAGCAGTGGATGCCGTGGTCCTGGATGCAGTGGGCTGTACCCCCATGTCCATATCCTACTGGACAATGGGCCAGGCCTAACATGA
- the LOC132612903 gene encoding uncharacterized protein LOC132612903, with amino-acid sequence MEYLHKCLNSLKRDPDFNFHPRCQKLGIEHLCFADDLLMFARGDEQSVQLLKEKFTLFSEASELKANLSKSQVYFGGVQPQEQNHTLNLLGYEVGELAFKYLGDLLSTKKLTVLQCKPLVNKITARITTWMAKCLSYAGRLQLIKTMLFRAQTYWTQLFLLLQKVIKLIEAIYRSYLWSGEATITKRALVSWESICLPRGAGGLNILNLKIWNQAAICELLWALSLKKDKLWISWVHTYYIMQQNLNDMKIFSQTSWMVRKIIQMRKFWVTLGDQNTLLHRGKFHISAAYKRLRGDVPNMAWKQLHKRLRTKDLLLKWGIPVTVKYIFCSNVPETAAHLYFECSYTHTIRKKILDWQKWERHILNWDY; translated from the coding sequence ATGGAGTATCTACACAAGTGCCTCAATTCACTTAAACGGGATCCTGATTTTAATTTCCATCCAAGGTGCCAAAAGCTTGGTATTGAGCATCTTTGTTTTGCGGATGATCTTTTAATGTTTGCCCGAGGTGATGAACAGTCTGTTCAATTGCTTAAGGAAAAGTTTACACTATTCTCTGAGGCATCCGAACTCAAAGCAAATTTAAGCAAGAGTCAAGTATACTTTGGAGGTGTTCAACCTCAGGAACAAAATCATACTCTGAACTTACTTGGGTATGAAGTAGGAGAGTTAGCTTTCAAATATTTAGGAGACCTTTTGTCCACTAAGAAGCTAACTGTTTTGCAATGCAAGCCCTTAGTCAACAAAATAACAGCTAGAATCACAACATGGATGGCAAAATGTTTATCTTATGCAGGCAGGTTGCAACTAATTAAGACTATGCTATTTAGGGCACAAACATACTGGACTCAATTGTTTCTCCTCCTTCAGAAGGTTATCAAGCTGATAGAAGCTATATATAGGAGCTATCTCTGGTCTGGAGAAGCTACAATTACTAAGAGGGCCCTGGTTTCATGGGAAAGTATCTGTTTGCCTAGAGGAGCTGGTGGTTTAAACATTCTCAACCTGAAAATATGGAATCAAGCCGCAATATGTGAACTCTTATGGGCTCTTAGCTTGAAGAAGGATAAATTGTGGATCTCATGGGTCCACACCTATTACATAATGCAGCAGAACCTAAATGACATGAAGATTTTTTCTCAAACATCATGGATGGTTAGAAAGATTATTCAAATGAGGAAATTCTGGGTGACATTGGGAGACCAAAACACATTGTTGCATAGAGGTAAATTTCACATATCTGCAGCCTATAAAAGACTGAGAGGGGATGTTCCAAATATGGCATGGAAGCAACTACATAAAAGATTGAGAACCAAAGATTTGCTGCTCAAATGGGGAATTCCTGTTACTGTCAAGTATATTTTCTGCTCAAATGTTCCTGAAACCGCTGCTCATCTCTACTTTGAGTGTTCTTATACTCACACCATCAGGAAGAAGATACTTGATTGGCAAAAATGGGAAAGGCACATATTGAACTGGGACTATTAA